A stretch of DNA from Candidatus Fonsibacter ubiquis:
GGTTTTTCCAATCTCCATTTACTCCTAATCTATTAAATTCCTTTTTTTGAATTTCGATCCAACTTGCTGCAAATTGTCGGCATTCTTCTCTAAATTCGTTTACTGGAATAGTATCTTTATTTTTTCCTTTCTTTTTATATTCTTCCTCCACTTTCCATTCTATTGGCAACCCATGACAATCCCATCCTGGCACATATGGAGCATCTTTGCCCATCATTTGGTTAAACCTTACAACGATGTCTTTTAAAATTTTATTTAATGCCGTACCTATATGAATATGCCCGTTTGCATAAGGAGGTCCATCGTGTAAAATAAATTTATCTCTACCTTTGCTTTTAGATCTTAATTCTTGATAAAGATTAATCTCTTCCCAAAATTTAATTATTTCTGGCTCCTTTGCAGGCAAATTAGCTTTCATGGGAAAAGAAGTTGAGGGAAGATTTATTTTAATTTCTGACATTATTTTTTGTTTAAACTAATTTTGGCAACTTTAATATCTTTCTTAATCTGTCTTGCTAGCATTGTACTATTTTTAAATTTTTTCTCTTTTCTAATAAAATCAATGAACAATACTTTGATATTTTTGTTATAAAAATTATAGTTTTTTCCAAAAAAATTGACTTCTAAAACAGGACGAGATTTTCCAAATGTTGGCCTTACACCAAAATTAGCAATACCTTTATAGGTCTTTTTATTAAAAATAATTTTGACAGAGTATACTCCAAATAAAGGCTTGATTTGATTTAAAATTTTAATATTTGCTGTAGGAAAACCTATTTTTCTTCCAAATTTTTTACCTTTTATAACTCTACCAGAAATTGACCATGGTCTCCCCATAATTTTATTAACTAAATTAACTTTACCAGTTTGAATTAGATTTCTAATTTTTGATGAAGAAATTTTATAATTATTAAATTTTTTAAAATTAATTACAAAAATTTTAATATTATTATTTTTTGCTAATTTTTTTAAAAAAGAGACATTACCTTTTCGTTTAAAACCAAATCTAAAATCTTTACCAATAAAAATACTATGTGCTTTTAATTTCTTAAAAAGAATTTTGTTAACAAAATCTTCGTGACTTATTTTAGAAAAATTACGATTGAAAATTTGCTTAATGAAAAAATCTGCTCCAAATTTTTTTACAATATCTACTTTTTCTCTAATATTTAAAATTTTATTATCAGTCCCATTGAAAAAGTCTTTAGGCAAAGGGTCAAAAGTAAATACACCAAATTTTTTTCTGAGTTTTCGTGAAAAAATGTAGGCCTTATTCAAAAGTTCTTGATGACCTAAGTGAACTCCGTCAAAATTTCCTATTGCAATAACAGCGTTAAGAAATTTTTTGTTTATAAGATTAGTATTGTTATAAATTCTCATTTACCAAATTAATTCATTTTGAAAATAATTAATCTTAAAATATTTATTTTTTTCAATTACAAAATTAGCTAAGCTAATATTTTTTTTACTCCATTCAGGTTTATGAATGCCTCCTGCTATAAATAAATTTTTAACATTAAAATTATTTGCACCAGAAATATCAGTATTTAAATTATCTCCAATAATAAGAACTTTGCTTTTATGTATTTTTTTTTTGCTATTTTTTTTTAAAATTCTAAAAACATATTCATAGATATTTCTATAGGGCTTTCCAAAATACTCCACATTACCACCCATTTTTTCATATAACTTTGCAATTGAGCCTGCGCAATATTCAGCTCGATCACCTCTATGAACAATTAAATCAGGATTTGCACATATTATTTTTAAATTTCTTTTTTTTATTTTCTTTAAAATTGAGAAATATTTATTCAGATTGTCGTTGTTATTATTTACTCCTGTACAAATAACAAAGTTTGCATTTTTTAATGATGTCTTTTTTAACGTAAGATTAAAAAATAAGCTGTTGTCTCTATCTGGTCCTAAATGATAAAAATTTTCATTCTTACTAAAATTTTTAAGATAATAACGCGTCAAATCTCCTGAAGTGATTAAAAAATGATAAAAATTCTTATTAAAATTTATTTGATTCAAAAATTTTTGGACACTTGAACTGGGTCTTGGAGCATTCGAAATTAAAATAATTTTCTTAGTTTTTTTTAAATTTTTTAATACTTTTAGGGCATCCGAGTAACATTCGATACCGTTATGAATTACCCCCCAAAGATCCACAAAAAAAATATCAAATTTTGTATAAATCTTACTTAGCCCGCTTAAAAAAACAGGATTATTCATAAGTTTAGAATTATTGTGTAGAACTTATTGTCTTCTTTAGTTTTTCTACGATTAAATCTATTTCCTGTTTTTGAATAATTAAAGGTGGAGATAAAGCAATAATATCTCCAGTTACTCTTACAAATAATTTTTGATCTCTAAAAGCTTCACAAAGAACATTGTAAGCTCTTCGAGAAGGTTTGTCTGAAATAGACTCTAACTCGACTGCTCCTATTAATCCGAGATTTCTTATATCAATTATGTGTTTAGTTCCTTTTAATGAATGCAAAGCATCTTCCCAGTATGTTGCAATTTCAGCAACTCTATTTAATAAATTATCTTTTTGATAAACAGCTAGAGAGGCAATTGCTGCTGCACACGCCAAAGGATGGGCTGAATATGTGTAGCCATGAAAAAAATCAATAATCTTTGGGTCTCCGTTCATAAAAGTTTTATAAATTTTATCAGAAACAAAAGTTGCAGCCATCGGAACGGTTCCGCTCGTTAATCCTTTTGCTATAGCCATTAAATCAGGCTCAATATTAAAAAAATCTGCAGCGAATGGTTTTCCTAATCTTCCAAAACCAGTAATAACTTCATCAAATATTAAAAGTATTTCATTATCAGTACAAATTTTTCTTAATTTTTCTAAGTAACCAACTGGTGGTATAAGGACTCCTGTTGAACCGGCGACCGGTTCAACAATAACTGCTGCAATATTAGATGCGCCATGTTTTTCTATTTTTTGTAACAAATCATCTGCTAGATGCGCTCCCCACTTAGGTTGCCCTTTAGAATAGGAATTATGCTCAAGATTATGTGTATGCGGAAGATGATAGACATCCGGTAAAAATCTTTCAATTTGTTTTTTATTATTTACTATCCCACCAACTGATAACCCACCAAATCCTGTTCCATGATAACCTCTTTCACGTCCTATAAGAATTTTTTTTGATGGTTTTCCAATTATTCTAAAGTAAGCTAAGGCGATCTTTAAAGCTGTCTCAACTGCTTCTGATCCAGAATTACTATAAAATACATGATTTAGATTTTCTGGGGAAATAGCTGTTAATTTATTACTTAATTCAAAGGCTTTATAATGGCCCATTTGGAAAGATGGAACAAAATCTAATTCAGCTGCTTGCTCTTGAATTGCTTTAACAATTTCATCTCTATTATGTCCTGCATTGCAACACCATAAACCTGCAACTGCATCTAAAATTTTATCTCCATTTGGAGTGTAATAGTACATGCCTTTGGATTTGGATATTATCCTTGGATCTACCTTAAAATCCTGATTTGCAGTAAAGGGCATCCAAAAAGCCTCTAGGTCATTAGGCTTGTAATTAGATTTATGTTTTGGGTCTTTATTAATGAAGTTTTTGTTTAAATCCATAAGACCAGTACTTTATAAAGTATAATTTTATATCTTCTACCTAAATTAGATTAAAAAAAACAAGTAAAATATAGTCTTTTAATCATTTTGCTGTACTATGAGCCCCTTGAAATTTTATAGCACAATCATCATATAGCATCGGGTACATCAGTGTACGAAGTTAAATTTTGATTAACAACTAATTTTACGGAGAAATAAATTAATGAACTTTAGACCTTTACACGACCGTGTTCTTGTTCAGCCTTTAGATGGAGAAGAAAAAACGGCAGGCGGAATAATTATACCAGATACAGCAAAAGAAAAACCTTCTGAAGGAAAAGTGATAGCTGTTGGACCTGGAGCAAAAACTGAAGATGGAAAAATTTTACCTATGGAAGTTAAAGTTGGAGATCTTGTTCTATTTGGAAAATGGTCAGGAACTGAAGTAAAAATTGATGGCGTAGAATATAGCATCATGAAAGAGTCTGACATCATGGGCATTATGTCTAAGAAAAAATAAATAAAATATAAAAAAGGAGAAAAAAAATGGCAGGTAAAATTGTAAGATTTGATACAGATGCAAGAAATGCGATGCTAAAAGGCGTTGATATACTTGCAAATGCTGTAAAGGTAACTTTAGGACCAAAGGGAAGAAATGTCGTTATAGATAAATCATTTGGCGCTCCTAGAATAACTAAAGATGGAGTTACTGTTGCTAAAGAAATTGAGCTTGAAGATAAATTTGAAAACATGGGAGCTCAAATGGTTAAAGAAGTTGCCAGCAAAACGAATGAAGAGGCTGGTGATGGAACTACAACTGCAACCGTGCTAGCACAAGCGATAGCCAGAGAAGGCTGCAAATATGTTGCTGCTGGAATGAATCCAATGGATTTAAAAAGAGGACTCGATTTAGCGGTAGAAGCTGTAATTACAAAAATTAAAGAGAGTTCAAAAAAAGTAAAAACTAGTGAAGAAATTGCACAAGTTGGAACTATTTCCGCAAACGGTGAAAAAGAAATTGGAGACATGATTGCAAAAGCAATGCAAAAAGTTGGTAACGAAGGTGTTATCACAGTTGAAGAAGCAAAAGGTCTCTCAACAGAACTTGATGTAGTAGAAGGTATGCAATTTGATAGAGGTTATCTATCTCCATACTTTATTACTAATGCTGATAAAATGATTGCAGAATTAGAAGATCCACTAATTTTTATCACAGAAAAAAAATTAACAAATCTACAGCCAATGGTTCCATTACTAGAATCGGTTGTACAATCTAGCAGACCATTCTTAATTATTGCTGAAGATGTTGAGGGCGAAGCTCTTGCAACTCTTGTTGTGAATAAATTGAGAGGTGGTTTAAAAGTAGTAGCGGTTAAAGCTCCTGGCTTTGGTGATAGAAGAAAATCAATGCTAGAAGATATTGCTATCTTAACAGGTGGACAGGTAATATCTGACGATCTTGGAATAAAGCTTGAAAACGTTAAGTTGAAAGATCTTGGTCAGTGTAAAAAAATCAGAGTTGATAAAGATAATACAACTATCGTTGATGGTGCAGGTAAAAAATCCGATATAGAAGCAAGATGTGGTCAAATCAGAAAACAAATTGAAGAAACTACCTCTGATTATGATAAAGAAAAGTTACAAGAAAGATTAGCTAAACTTGCTGGTGGTGTTGCTATTATTAAAGTTGGTGGCGCTACTGAAGTTGAAGTTAAGGAGCGAAAAGATAGAGTAGAAGATGCGCTTAATGCTACTAGAGCAGCTGTACAAGAGGGTGTAGTTGTTGGTGGCGGATGTGCTTTACTATATGCCTCTGAAGCTCTAAATAATTTAAAGCCAAAAGGTGATGACCAAAAAGCTGGTGTTGAAATAATCAGAAAAGCTTTGCAATACCCAATCAGACAAATCACTAGCAATGCTGGGGTTGATGGTTCAGTAATTGTTGGAAAACTGTTAGAGGCAAAAAAACCTTCTCAAGGTTATGATGCTCAAACAGGTGAATATTGTGATATGTTTGCAAAAGGTATTATCGACCCAACTAAAGTTGTTAGAACCGCTCTTCAAGATGCAGCTTCAATTGCAGGACTTCTAATTACAACTGAAGCAATGATTGCTGACAAGCCTGAAGATAAGAACTCTAATTCTGGTGGCGGTGGAATGCCAGGTGGAATGGGCGGAATGGGCGGAATGGGCGGTATGGGCGGAATGGGAATGTAATTCCATTTTGTTAAATAAACTTTCTTAAAAGATTTGAAAAAACCCCGGACCGAAAATCCGGGGTTTTTTTTGATTATTTTAGAAGATTTAAAAATTTATTTTTTTTAATTTTTCTAGAAACAAAAATACAAGCAGAACTCTTTAGTATAATTCCATCATTTATAATCCTTAAATTATTAGCTTTTAAAGTTGAGCCTGTAGAAGTTATATCGGTGATCAATTCGGAAGAACCAGTGAATGGGTAGGACTCTGTTGCTCCTGAACTTGGAACAACTCTAAACTGACTTACACCCTTTGATAAAAAGAAAGACTCGGTCAAATTGGGATATTTTGTTGCAACTCGCATTCGACGTCCATATTTTTCTCTAAATTCAAAACTAACTTCTTCTAAATCGGCCATATTCTGAACGTCTAACCAATCTTTTGGTACGGCAACTACTAAATCTGCAAAACCAAAATTAAGTTTTTTAAAAATTTTTACATTTTTAGAGTAAACATCGGGTAACTCTTTTAATATATCAAGTCCTGAAATACCAATGTCTAAAGTGCCATCATTTACTCTTTCTATTATTTCTCTAGCGTGTAAAAAAATCCCGTCTAATTCATTATTATTTTTAATATTAAAAAAATAATTTCTTTCCCCAAAAGAATTTATTACCTCTAAATTTTTACTTTTTAGAAAAGCTAAAGTTTCATCTTTTAACCTTCCTTTACTTGGCAAACCAATTTTTATTTTTGACATATCTTTATAAATTAATTAATTCATTTAAATTAATTGCTCCGCCAATAGCTGGTATATCCTTCTTGTAACCAAGAGTTCTAAGCAAACCGTTATATTCTCCTCCTCTTGCTAATTCGATAATTTTAGAATTTCTTTTTACATAAGCTAAAAAAACTACGCCTGTATAATAATCTGTGTTTCTTCCAAAATTAGTTTTAAAATTAATAGAGTATTTCTTTCCTATATCTTTATCTATTGCGCTAATTTTCTTTAAATAATTCTTAATAGATAAGTTGCTTAATTTATTTTTTGAAAAAAAAGATGATATTATACTTTCTGCTTTCTTAATTGAGGTGTTGATGTTTAAAAAATCTCTAATAATTTTAACATTTCTTTTACCTTTATAATCATCTCTGGGGTCTTTAATTTTTTTATTGAAACGTTTGATAATCTCAGAAACTGCTCTTCCTCCAATTAAACTACTCTGATCAAGTTTTTCTAAATCTTTAAGTCTTTTTGTATCTAATTTAATTGCTTGCTGATCTAGATCGTAATTTGTCTCTAATCTTTTGAGCATATCTTCAAAATATTCTCTTCTAGAAAAATTTTTTACTAATCTTAATTTCCATCTAGCTGGAAGTTCTAAAGATTCTATTAAAATTTTAAATAAGCCAACGTCGCCTAAAATCACTTCTAAATTTTTAATTTTTTTTAGTGGTTCTAATATAGAGTTAATTAAAATATTTTCTGATTTATTGTTATTAGAATTTATGATTTCACATCCTATTTGATCAAAAACTTTTAGATCTCCATCTTTATCTAGTCTATAAGCACTGCCATAGTAACAATACTTTTCTTCTTTATTTTTTTTTTCCTGAATATATTTTAATGCTGTTGATACTGTTAAATCAGGACGTAAACTTATTTCTTTTCCAAATAAATCTTTATAAGTTAATGTGAATTTTTTAAATTGTTCTCCTGATCGCTCAGTTAACAAACTAGTATCAATTAAAAGGTCTAAATCTGTAAAATTAAATTTATTTTTTTTAAAATAATTTAATATTTTTTTAGAAAGTTCCTCCTTTAATTTTTTTTTTTCTAAACCCTGTTTCATTATACAATCTCATTCAAAAGTTTATCTAAAGCTACTGTTTTTTGTGATCCAGAGTAATCTTTCCAATCATCTCTATCTTTAAGAGAGTCAGACATTTGCTTGCCAATTTCTAAGTTTTTAATTGTAACTAAATTCTTACTTACTTCATCATCACCACACAGAATGACATAATTACATCCTCGTTTGTCTGCATACTTTAATTGTGATTTTATATTTGCGCTTCCTGAATAAATTTCAGCACTAATATTTTTTGTTCTTAGTAAATTTAAAATATTCACATAATAATCCATGTATTTTTCATCAAAAACACATATTAAGATTGGAGTTTTTTTTTCAACTTTAATTTTATTTTTTTGGAGAATTACATAAATTAACCGATCAAGACCAACTGAAATACCTGTGGAGGGACACTCTTGGTTGTTAAAACGTTTTACAAGATCATCATATCTACCACCGCCACCTATTGAACCAAATTCAATCTCTTCTCCTTTGTTATTTTTAATACCAAATGTAAGATTGGCCTCAAAAATTGGGCCTGTATAATACTCAAGTCCTCTAACAACAGTCGGATCGAAAATAAAATTATCAAATTTTAGTAATGAAAAATATTTTTTTATTAAAGTAAGTTCATTTACTCCATCTAGTATAGTTTGATTATTTGCAGCGATTTTTTGTATTCTTGCAAAATTATCATCAGAAAGATTTTTTATACTTAAAAAATCAATTATTTCTCTAATTTGAGTTTCATCTAACTCGGCCCCTTTAGTAAAATCCCCAGATTTATCTTTTCTACCCTTTCCTAAAAGATATTGAACACCCTCTAACCCAACTCTATCTAGCTTATCAATCGCTCTTAGTGCTATTGACTGTTTATCTTCATCTTTAATATTTAGCTTTTCTAGTAATCCTTTGGTTAATTTGCGGTTAGAAATTTTAATTATAAATTCTTTTTTTGTTAAACCGCAACCAATTAAGATCTCAGAGATCAAACAACATAATTCTGCATCAGCAAATAAATTATTTGTTCCTATATAGTCTGCATCAAATTGTATAAACTCTCTAAGTCTTCCAGGGCCCGGCTTTTCATTTCTCCAAACTGTTCCTAGTTGATACCTTTTAAAAGGTCTTGGAAGGTTATTAAAATTTTTAGCTGCATATCTAGCTAATGGAGCTGTTAAGTCATATCGTAAAGAGAGCCATTTTTTATCATCTTCGAAAGAAAAAACTCCCTCCGATGGTCTATCTTTATCAGGCAAAAATTTACCAATACTATCGGTAAATTCGAAACTAGGCGTTTCAAGATATTGAAAGCCGTATTTAACCATGACCTTTTTAATATTAAAAATTAAAAGATCTCTAGCTAATAACTCCTCTTCTTGCCTGTCTATAAAACCTGCTGGTAACTCACTGCTAGGTTTAAAAGTTTTTTTATTCATTAATTTGGTACAGCTGGGTGGATTCGAACCACCGACATCTGGTTCCACAAACCAGCGCTCTAACCAACTGAGCTACAGCTGCATGTTTTTTGTTTATAATATTATTTTGTTTTTAAATATATAATTCTAATAGCTAAGCGCATGCTCAGCATGAGGATGATGTCTGTGAGTAGATATATATTTTTTTATCATTTCAATTAGGGGTTGATTATCAATCTGATAATGAAATTGCAAATAAAAAATGGTGGTCTGAGCTGGAATTGAACCAGCGACACAAGCCTTTTCAGGGCTCTGCTCTACCAACTGAGCTACCAGACCACGGGACATTCTTTTTTCACAAAACAATTTATTAATCAATTAAAATTATTGAAAAAATTTTAAGTTAACTGTTAAAATAACCCTAAATAATAAATTCAGAAAATTTTTCTTTATTCTTTAGTATATATTCTGGAAAACTGCTATCTAGTTGCACTTTTTGAAAAAAAATATTTCTATTAAAAATATCTTTATTATTATTAATATTATTTTTGATTGTCTCTAAATCAGTAATTTGCTGTTTATTAAACTCTCCGTGAGCGAAACTTTCTACTTTAAGCTTAATCTTTTCAGGACTCATCAAATATGAAAAATGCCAACCTCCATCTTTAATAAAATCTGGGTTAGTAAAGAATCTATGTACCTGCCAAAACTTAATTCTTTTTATAGTTTTATATCTTAATTCTTGTGGAGAGTTTAAAAATTTTTTTTTGATAATTCTAGAGCCGGGCCAATTGATTCCTGTCTGTAAATTTAACTTGTATTGATAAAATTTTTGATAAAAGATTGTACATTTATTTGCATTAAAATTTTTTAGTTTTTTTAAATTAGGTATTTCATCTACATCTGAGACTATAATTAAATCATTTTCAGATGCCTCGTGAATACCTCTTGTAATTTGATTTCTTTGATAATTCTCTCTAACAAAATTTTCATGATATTTTACTTTTTCTTTAATAAAAGAATTTACTTTGACTGGCATATCTTCAACTACTACATAATTAATCTTATTCTTAAATTTAGAAAAATTATTTATATCAAAATTTAATTTTTTCTCTCTACCAGCATGATCTTTTGTTGCTTCAACAATAACAAATTTATCAACAAAATCATTTAATATATTAAGTCTTAAATCCAAAATTAAATCTTCATTAAAATATGTAAAGCAATCAAAAATCATTTACAGAGTCTAAATAATTATATTTTCTGAATTAAGTAAATTATAAGTTTCAAATAAAGGCAAACCAACAACATTCGAATATGAACCGTTAATTCTTTTGATAAATTTTTCAGCATAACCTTGTATGGCATAACCCCCCGCTTTATCATTCCACTCATTAGTTGATAAATATTCCTCAATCTCTTGAGGGTCTAATCTTTTAAAAGTAACTTTTGTTAAAACTTTTTTAATTTTGATTAAGTTTTTTTTTGCCAAACATACACACGTCAAAACGTTATGCTTTCTTCCTGAAAAGAAAGCTAAAAATTTTTTAGCCTCCTCTTTATCCTTTGGTTTTAAAAATATTTTATTACTACAAAAAACAATAGTATCAGCTGACAAAATAAATTCTTCTGGATATTTTTCTAAAGCTTTAAGAGCTTTATTTTTTGCAATTCTAATGCAATATTTTTTAGGATTCTCTTTACTAATTATATCTTCATTAATTTCTGAAGAGTAAGTTATTTTTGGGAAAATTTTTATATTCTTAAGAAGTTCTATTCTTCTTGGAGATGCAGAGGCTAAAACAAAACTATGTTTTGTTTCATTCATTACTTAAATCTAAAAATAATCCTGCCTTTAGTTAAATCATATGGCGTAACTTCAACCATAACTTCATCTCCAGCTAAAACTCTGATCCTGTTTTTTCTCATTTTTCCGGCTGTATGAGCTAACACTTCGTGATTATTTTCTAATTTTACTCTAAACATAGCATTAGGTAACAACTCAGTTACCAAACCCTTGAATTCCAACATCTCTTCTTTTGCCATATTTAACTAATTCTAATTCTAATTGATTGAGAGTGAGCAAATAAACCCTCATAATTTGCTAGCTGTATAGCTGATCTTCCTATTTTTTCAAGGCCTTGTTTACTCATTTTAATAACTGAGGTTTTTTTATAAAAATCATACACAGATAAACCTGAAGCAAATCTTGCTGATCCAGCCGTTGGTAAAACATGATTTGGTCCAGCTAAATAATCTCCTATGGCTTCAGGCGAATTTTCTCCTAAAAAAATTGATCCAGCGTTTTTAATTTGTTTCGCCAAGGTTGAATTATTCTTAGTTTTAATCTCAAGATGTTCAGGTGCTATCTCATTTACAACACTAATGACTTCTTTAAAATTTTTACAAACTATAATTGCACTATTATTATCGATTGCTTTTTTAGCTATTTGTTTTCTCGGTAAAACGTCTAAAAATTTATAAATCTTATTTTTAACTTCAAGGCCGAATTTCAAATTTGTTGTAACTAATATTGCTTGAGATAATTCATCATGTTCGGCTTGTGATAATAAATCTATAGCTGTTAATGTTGAGTTATTATCCTCATTTGCAACCACTGTAATTTCAGAAGGTCCAGCGACCATGTCTATGCCTACCTCACCAAAAACTTCTTTTTTAGCTGCGGTTACAAAAATATTACCAGGTCCTACAATTTTATCCACTTTGGAAACAGTATTTGTTCCATAAGTAAAGGCTCCAATTGCTTGAGCCCCACCTATTTTATAAATTTTTTTAATACCGCATATTTTAGCAGCATAAACAACACCAGCGTTAATTTTATTATTAGGCGTTGGCATACATAAGGTTATATTTTTTACGCCTGCAACAATTGCTGGAATAGCATTCATTATAACCGAGCTTGGGTAGCTAGCTGTTCCTCCTGGAATATATATTCCAACTCTATTTAATGGAGAAACTCTATAAGCTAATTCATTTTGGTATTTATCAAAATATTTGTAACTTTT
This window harbors:
- a CDS encoding bifunctional riboflavin kinase/FAD synthetase; amino-acid sequence: MRIYNNTNLINKKFLNAVIAIGNFDGVHLGHQELLNKAYIFSRKLRKKFGVFTFDPLPKDFFNGTDNKILNIREKVDIVKKFGADFFIKQIFNRNFSKISHEDFVNKILFKKLKAHSIFIGKDFRFGFKRKGNVSFLKKLAKNNNIKIFVINFKKFNNYKISSSKIRNLIQTGKVNLVNKIMGRPWSISGRVIKGKKFGRKIGFPTANIKILNQIKPLFGVYSVKIIFNKKTYKGIANFGVRPTFGKSRPVLEVNFFGKNYNFYNKNIKVLFIDFIRKEKKFKNSTMLARQIKKDIKVAKISLNKK
- a CDS encoding TIGR01459 family HAD-type hydrolase, with translation MNNPVFLSGLSKIYTKFDIFFVDLWGVIHNGIECYSDALKVLKNLKKTKKIILISNAPRPSSSVQKFLNQINFNKNFYHFLITSGDLTRYYLKNFSKNENFYHLGPDRDNSLFFNLTLKKTSLKNANFVICTGVNNNNDNLNKYFSILKKIKKRNLKIICANPDLIVHRGDRAEYCAGSIAKLYEKMGGNVEYFGKPYRNIYEYVFRILKKNSKKKIHKSKVLIIGDNLNTDISGANNFNVKNLFIAGGIHKPEWSKKNISLANFVIEKNKYFKINYFQNELIW
- a CDS encoding aspartate aminotransferase family protein, coding for MDLNKNFINKDPKHKSNYKPNDLEAFWMPFTANQDFKVDPRIISKSKGMYYYTPNGDKILDAVAGLWCCNAGHNRDEIVKAIQEQAAELDFVPSFQMGHYKAFELSNKLTAISPENLNHVFYSNSGSEAVETALKIALAYFRIIGKPSKKILIGRERGYHGTGFGGLSVGGIVNNKKQIERFLPDVYHLPHTHNLEHNSYSKGQPKWGAHLADDLLQKIEKHGASNIAAVIVEPVAGSTGVLIPPVGYLEKLRKICTDNEILLIFDEVITGFGRLGKPFAADFFNIEPDLMAIAKGLTSGTVPMAATFVSDKIYKTFMNGDPKIIDFFHGYTYSAHPLACAAAIASLAVYQKDNLLNRVAEIATYWEDALHSLKGTKHIIDIRNLGLIGAVELESISDKPSRRAYNVLCEAFRDQKLFVRVTGDIIALSPPLIIQKQEIDLIVEKLKKTISSTQ
- the groES gene encoding co-chaperone GroES produces the protein MNFRPLHDRVLVQPLDGEEKTAGGIIIPDTAKEKPSEGKVIAVGPGAKTEDGKILPMEVKVGDLVLFGKWSGTEVKIDGVEYSIMKESDIMGIMSKKK
- the groL gene encoding chaperonin GroEL (60 kDa chaperone family; promotes refolding of misfolded polypeptides especially under stressful conditions; forms two stacked rings of heptamers to form a barrel-shaped 14mer; ends can be capped by GroES; misfolded proteins enter the barrel where they are refolded when GroES binds), whose protein sequence is MAGKIVRFDTDARNAMLKGVDILANAVKVTLGPKGRNVVIDKSFGAPRITKDGVTVAKEIELEDKFENMGAQMVKEVASKTNEEAGDGTTTATVLAQAIAREGCKYVAAGMNPMDLKRGLDLAVEAVITKIKESSKKVKTSEEIAQVGTISANGEKEIGDMIAKAMQKVGNEGVITVEEAKGLSTELDVVEGMQFDRGYLSPYFITNADKMIAELEDPLIFITEKKLTNLQPMVPLLESVVQSSRPFLIIAEDVEGEALATLVVNKLRGGLKVVAVKAPGFGDRRKSMLEDIAILTGGQVISDDLGIKLENVKLKDLGQCKKIRVDKDNTTIVDGAGKKSDIEARCGQIRKQIEETTSDYDKEKLQERLAKLAGGVAIIKVGGATEVEVKERKDRVEDALNATRAAVQEGVVVGGGCALLYASEALNNLKPKGDDQKAGVEIIRKALQYPIRQITSNAGVDGSVIVGKLLEAKKPSQGYDAQTGEYCDMFAKGIIDPTKVVRTALQDAASIAGLLITTEAMIADKPEDKNSNSGGGGMPGGMGGMGGMGGMGGMGM
- the hisG gene encoding ATP phosphoribosyltransferase; amino-acid sequence: MSKIKIGLPSKGRLKDETLAFLKSKNLEVINSFGERNYFFNIKNNNELDGIFLHAREIIERVNDGTLDIGISGLDILKELPDVYSKNVKIFKKLNFGFADLVVAVPKDWLDVQNMADLEEVSFEFREKYGRRMRVATKYPNLTESFFLSKGVSQFRVVPSSGATESYPFTGSSELITDITSTGSTLKANNLRIINDGIILKSSACIFVSRKIKKNKFLNLLK
- a CDS encoding ATP phosphoribosyltransferase regulatory subunit — translated: MKQGLEKKKLKEELSKKILNYFKKNKFNFTDLDLLIDTSLLTERSGEQFKKFTLTYKDLFGKEISLRPDLTVSTALKYIQEKKNKEEKYCYYGSAYRLDKDGDLKVFDQIGCEIINSNNNKSENILINSILEPLKKIKNLEVILGDVGLFKILIESLELPARWKLRLVKNFSRREYFEDMLKRLETNYDLDQQAIKLDTKRLKDLEKLDQSSLIGGRAVSEIIKRFNKKIKDPRDDYKGKRNVKIIRDFLNINTSIKKAESIISSFFSKNKLSNLSIKNYLKKISAIDKDIGKKYSINFKTNFGRNTDYYTGVVFLAYVKRNSKIIELARGGEYNGLLRTLGYKKDIPAIGGAINLNELINL
- the hisS gene encoding histidine--tRNA ligase — translated: MNKKTFKPSSELPAGFIDRQEEELLARDLLIFNIKKVMVKYGFQYLETPSFEFTDSIGKFLPDKDRPSEGVFSFEDDKKWLSLRYDLTAPLARYAAKNFNNLPRPFKRYQLGTVWRNEKPGPGRLREFIQFDADYIGTNNLFADAELCCLISEILIGCGLTKKEFIIKISNRKLTKGLLEKLNIKDEDKQSIALRAIDKLDRVGLEGVQYLLGKGRKDKSGDFTKGAELDETQIREIIDFLSIKNLSDDNFARIQKIAANNQTILDGVNELTLIKKYFSLLKFDNFIFDPTVVRGLEYYTGPIFEANLTFGIKNNKGEEIEFGSIGGGGRYDDLVKRFNNQECPSTGISVGLDRLIYVILQKNKIKVEKKTPILICVFDEKYMDYYVNILNLLRTKNISAEIYSGSANIKSQLKYADKRGCNYVILCGDDEVSKNLVTIKNLEIGKQMSDSLKDRDDWKDYSGSQKTVALDKLLNEIV
- a CDS encoding Maf family protein yields the protein MNETKHSFVLASASPRRIELLKNIKIFPKITYSSEINEDIISKENPKKYCIRIAKNKALKALEKYPEEFILSADTIVFCSNKIFLKPKDKEEAKKFLAFFSGRKHNVLTCVCLAKKNLIKIKKVLTKVTFKRLDPQEIEEYLSTNEWNDKAGGYAIQGYAEKFIKRINGSYSNVVGLPLFETYNLLNSENIII
- the infA gene encoding translation initiation factor IF-1: MAKEEMLEFKGLVTELLPNAMFRVKLENNHEVLAHTAGKMRKNRIRVLAGDEVMVEVTPYDLTKGRIIFRFK